A stretch of the Pirellulales bacterium genome encodes the following:
- the thpR gene encoding RNA 2',3'-cyclic phosphodiesterase, with amino-acid sequence MSVLRVFTAVEITPEVRAQALRLIERLHIAPAKVTWTKADNLHYTLKFLGDVPMEKTAAICQAVQQAAGPFSPFELVAARAGAFPSAGHPRTLWLGVSDGAEQIELLFQVVERLLEPLGFPREHRRFTAHITLGRVRDSSPAALQQLTELLRKHAEFDAGAMPVGSVTVFSSTLGRAGPSYEVLSRAEFEG; translated from the coding sequence ATGAGCGTGTTGCGAGTTTTTACCGCCGTCGAAATCACGCCGGAAGTTCGCGCGCAGGCGCTGCGGCTCATCGAACGGCTGCACATCGCGCCGGCGAAAGTTACCTGGACCAAGGCCGACAACCTGCACTACACCCTCAAATTCCTGGGGGACGTCCCCATGGAAAAAACGGCCGCCATTTGCCAGGCCGTGCAGCAAGCCGCCGGGCCGTTCAGCCCCTTCGAGCTGGTGGCGGCCCGGGCCGGGGCGTTTCCGTCGGCAGGCCATCCGCGCACGCTGTGGCTGGGGGTCAGCGACGGGGCGGAGCAAATAGAACTGCTGTTTCAGGTCGTGGAGCGCCTGCTGGAGCCGCTCGGCTTTCCGCGCGAGCATCGCCGCTTCACCGCGCACATTACCTTGGGCCGTGTTCGCGATTCCAGCCCGGCCGCATTGCAGCAACTAACCGAATTATTGCGCAAGCATGCGGAGTTCGACGCCGGGGCCATGCCGGTCGGCAGCGTGACCGTCTTTTCCAGCACCCTGGGCCGCGCAGGGCCAAGTTACGAAGTCCTCTCCCGCGCCGAATTTGAAGGTTGA